A single region of the Bacteroidota bacterium genome encodes:
- a CDS encoding SPOR domain-containing protein: MRTLEPYKHMRTLFIISTLFCATTTFAQTGNIVVNDQAGAGELIEQHVLFNKEHGELPGYRIQILATNSLVSAKDAKSDFLKQFDGYHATIVFEAPNYKLRIGNYTNRFDANRDLQILLEHFPNALIVKDLINITE, translated from the coding sequence ATGCGTACTTTAGAGCCATATAAGCATATGAGAACCTTATTTATAATTAGCACCCTATTTTGTGCAACTACTACATTTGCACAAACGGGTAATATTGTGGTTAACGATCAGGCCGGTGCCGGGGAACTTATCGAGCAACATGTTTTATTTAATAAAGAGCATGGTGAATTACCGGGATACCGTATTCAGATTCTTGCAACAAACAGCCTCGTATCTGCAAAAGATGCCAAGTCCGATTTTTTAAAACAATTTGATGGATACCACGCAACTATTGTTTTCGAAGCACCGAATTATAAATTGCGCATTGGTAATTACACCAACCGCTTTGATGCAAACCGCGATTTACAAATTTTACTCGAGCATTTTCCGAATGCACTTATTGTAAAAGACTTGATCAACATTACAGAATAA
- a CDS encoding ABC transporter ATP-binding protein, translating into MRYAGPFRKQFYISTALAIALSALTPIRPLLVGITVDKYIIGNDFHGLVIISLISLGVLLAESIGRYYFLFITNWLGQNVVKNLRVKVFNHLIGLRLTYYNNTPVGISTTRTINDLETINSVFTEGAIQIIADLLTIVFVITFMFIVNWQLALLSLISLPMIIYATYVFKEGIKSTFQEVRTAVAKLNSFLQERITGMKVVQIFNAEAQEYENFKSINKDHRGAQVRSVWYYSVFFPVVEIIIAFATALMVWRGAHSVLQERATLGDINAFILYLSILFRPLRMLADKFNTLQMGVVSSDRIFKILDTNEHIENKGTFAPEHVQGHIEFKNVWFAYKDDNWVLKNVSFSIKPGETLAIVGATGAGKSSIINILNRFYEIQKGEILVDHSPVQHFELSSLRKQTGMVLQDVFLFSGSIFENITLRDTNVTREQVVHAAKMLGAHDFIMRLPGGYDYNVMERGATLSLGQRQLISFIRALVFNPDILILDEATSSVDTETEQVIQHAIENLITDRTSIIIAHRLSTIRRADQILVLDKGEVKEIGTHEELLLHNGYYKKLYDMQFVKELVQ; encoded by the coding sequence ATGCGTTATGCCGGTCCGTTCAGAAAACAATTTTATATTTCAACGGCACTGGCAATAGCCCTTTCAGCGCTTACACCTATCAGGCCGTTATTGGTGGGTATTACGGTAGATAAATATATTATAGGCAACGACTTTCACGGGTTGGTTATAATTTCACTTATCTCACTTGGTGTTTTACTCGCTGAATCCATTGGCAGATATTATTTTTTATTTATTACCAACTGGCTGGGTCAAAATGTGGTAAAAAATTTACGCGTAAAAGTATTTAATCACCTGATTGGCTTGCGATTAACCTATTACAATAATACACCGGTTGGTATTTCTACAACAAGAACAATTAACGACCTGGAAACAATAAACAGTGTTTTTACAGAAGGTGCCATTCAGATTATTGCTGATTTATTAACCATCGTGTTTGTAATTACGTTTATGTTTATTGTAAACTGGCAACTTGCTTTATTGAGTTTGATTAGTTTACCAATGATCATATATGCAACTTATGTTTTTAAAGAAGGTATTAAATCTACATTCCAGGAAGTGCGCACTGCTGTAGCAAAATTAAATTCCTTTTTACAGGAAAGAATTACCGGAATGAAGGTTGTGCAAATATTTAATGCGGAAGCACAGGAATACGAAAATTTTAAATCTATAAATAAAGACCATCGTGGTGCACAGGTGCGTTCGGTGTGGTATTATTCCGTATTTTTTCCGGTGGTAGAAATTATTATTGCCTTTGCCACAGCATTAATGGTTTGGCGCGGCGCACATAGTGTATTGCAGGAACGTGCAACATTAGGTGATATCAACGCATTTATTTTATACCTCAGTATTTTATTCCGGCCATTGCGTATGCTTGCCGATAAATTTAACACCTTGCAAATGGGTGTAGTATCAAGCGACAGGATTTTTAAAATTCTGGATACCAATGAACATATTGAAAATAAGGGCACTTTTGCACCGGAACATGTTCAGGGACATATTGAATTTAAAAATGTTTGGTTTGCATATAAAGATGACAACTGGGTTTTAAAAAATGTAAGTTTTTCGATTAAACCCGGTGAAACCCTCGCCATTGTTGGTGCAACAGGAGCCGGAAAATCTTCAATTATAAATATATTAAATCGTTTTTACGAAATACAAAAAGGTGAAATTTTAGTTGACCATTCACCTGTTCAACATTTTGAATTATCATCACTGCGTAAACAAACCGGAATGGTATTGCAAGATGTATTTTTATTTTCAGGAAGTATTTTTGAAAATATTACGTTGCGCGATACCAATGTAACCCGCGAGCAGGTAGTTCATGCTGCAAAAATGTTAGGTGCACACGATTTTATTATGCGTTTGCCGGGTGGTTATGATTATAATGTAATGGAACGTGGTGCAACATTATCGCTTGGTCAGCGACAGCTTATTTCATTTATACGGGCATTGGTATTTAATCCCGATATATTAATTCTTGATGAAGCAACTTCATCTGTTGATACAGAAACGGAACAGGTAATTCAACATGCAATTGAAAATTTAATCACCGATCGTACATCTATTATCATCGCACACCGCTTAAGCACCATCCGCCGCGCTGATCAGATTTTGGTTTTAGATAAAGGTGAAGTAAAAGAAATTGGCACCCACGAAGAATTATTATTACACAACGGCTATTATAAAAAATTATACGATATGCAGTTTGTAAAAGAACTGGTGCAATAG
- the deoC gene encoding deoxyribose-phosphate aldolase yields MQSKILLNTYLEHTILKPDTTIQEVEQLCKDAIQYQFAGVCVPSYFLETAVELLQDTGIDIVTVIGFPYGYNSLMSKFEEAEDAINRGAHHLDMVINIAAVKNNDWDTVENEIDTINRLVKREGKIFKLIAESGLMEDIELELICKIANDLKIDYLKTSTGINGPGANVETVASLREMLDPAIKIKASGGIRTKEAALELIAAGADRIGASKSVDMML; encoded by the coding sequence ATGCAATCAAAAATATTATTGAATACTTATCTGGAACACACCATTTTAAAACCGGATACTACTATTCAGGAAGTGGAGCAACTTTGTAAAGATGCAATTCAATATCAGTTTGCAGGTGTATGTGTGCCTTCCTATTTTTTAGAAACAGCAGTTGAATTATTACAGGATACCGGAATTGATATTGTTACCGTTATCGGTTTTCCTTATGGTTATAATTCGCTGATGAGCAAATTTGAAGAAGCAGAAGATGCAATTAACCGCGGCGCACATCATCTTGATATGGTAATTAATATTGCTGCTGTAAAAAATAATGATTGGGATACGGTAGAAAATGAAATTGATACCATCAACCGATTAGTAAAACGTGAAGGCAAAATATTTAAATTAATTGCCGAATCCGGACTGATGGAAGACATAGAATTGGAATTAATTTGTAAAATTGCCAACGACCTGAAAATTGATTATCTGAAAACATCTACAGGCATAAACGGCCCTGGAGCAAATGTTGAAACTGTGGCAAGTTTACGTGAAATGTTAGACCCTGCCATTAAAATTAAAGCTTCCGGTGGCATCAGAACAAAAGAAGCGGCATTGGAGCTTATAGCAGCCGGGGCAGACCGTATCGGAGCCAGCAAGAGCGTGGATATGATGTTATAA
- a CDS encoding bifunctional UDP-N-acetylmuramoyl-tripeptide:D-alanyl-D-alanine ligase/alanine racemase, producing MLYTVKDIVDILGNTGQIVSPDAPITHLLTDTRNIVFGEKSLFIAISGKQHDGHRYLSDAYSGGVRSFLVEKMPSAPKPDANYLLVEHTLSALQALAAFHRSRFEIPVVGITGSNGKTIVKEWLYHLLKIDFDIVRSPKSYNSQLGVPLSVWEMDKQHELGIFEAGISQPGEMELLEKIIHPNIGIITNITNAHNEGFESETQKTQEKIKLFTHAETVIYRKDHTLIHDALSEFSNSISWSTNIETDPTVLISDIERLADKTLFTIHFNATHYHFAIPFADLAAFENSVHALITALYILKQSNQLQPETIERITLQAQDLPAVQMRLELKKGLQNCLIINDAYSADFASLDIALKFMHHHAEGLNKTIIISDFDESGENDAKLYARIATLLKANHIDKIYAIGSKIAQQKNTFAALNIVFFPDTENMLNHLHEFNFANEIILIKGARRFQLEKISNQLALKTHGTVLRINLNNLAHNLNTYRAALSPGVKTMAMVKAFSYGSGQAEVARLLANQRVDYLAVAYADEGADLRRQGIRLPIMVMNPEPETFDQLKQYHLEPEIYSIDLLQTFIHSTNNNAATIHIKLDTGMHRLGFEEKDITALISILRENKQLTIASIFSHLAGADEQTHDTFSQQQIDLFTTLSDKIIAAIGYRPLRHILNSPGISRFNNAQFDMVRLGIGLYGVDPAAIMQNKLLPVGILQTNIAQIHDVKTGESVGYSRTYIANANKKIATINIGYADGFSRRMSNGNGSVWVNGNLVPVVGRVCMDMSMIDVTNIPQIKVGDTVEIFGEHISISTYAAWQETIPYEVMTGISQRVKRVYEME from the coding sequence ATGCTGTATACTGTTAAAGATATCGTTGACATATTGGGAAACACGGGACAAATTGTCAGCCCCGATGCGCCAATTACACATTTATTGACAGATACCAGGAATATCGTTTTTGGTGAAAAATCGCTTTTTATCGCCATTTCGGGCAAGCAGCACGACGGTCACCGATACCTCTCAGATGCCTACTCAGGGGGGGTACGTTCATTTCTGGTCGAAAAAATGCCCTCTGCGCCAAAACCGGATGCCAATTATCTCTTGGTTGAGCATACTTTAAGCGCTTTACAAGCATTAGCAGCCTTCCACAGAAGCCGTTTTGAAATTCCGGTCGTGGGTATTACCGGCAGCAACGGCAAAACCATCGTAAAAGAATGGTTGTATCATTTGTTAAAAATTGATTTCGACATTGTTCGCAGCCCTAAAAGTTATAACTCCCAGCTTGGGGTTCCGTTAAGTGTTTGGGAGATGGACAAACAACATGAACTGGGCATTTTTGAGGCAGGCATTTCACAACCCGGTGAAATGGAATTGCTCGAAAAAATAATTCATCCGAATATTGGCATTATTACAAATATTACCAATGCACATAACGAAGGATTTGAAAGTGAAACACAAAAAACACAAGAAAAAATTAAATTATTTACACACGCTGAAACGGTAATTTACAGAAAAGATCATACCTTAATTCACGATGCGCTGTCCGAATTTTCTAATTCAATTTCCTGGAGCACCAATATTGAAACTGACCCAACAGTTTTAATAAGTGATATTGAACGTCTTGCAGATAAAACATTATTTACCATTCATTTTAATGCAACACATTATCATTTTGCAATTCCTTTTGCCGATTTAGCAGCCTTTGAAAACAGTGTGCACGCATTGATTACTGCATTATATATTTTAAAACAAAGCAATCAGCTGCAGCCTGAAACCATTGAACGTATTACGTTACAGGCACAAGACCTTCCGGCTGTGCAGATGCGGCTCGAATTAAAAAAAGGATTACAAAATTGCCTGATTATTAATGATGCTTACAGTGCCGACTTTGCATCGTTAGATATTGCATTAAAATTTATGCATCACCATGCTGAGGGATTAAATAAAACAATTATCATCAGCGATTTTGATGAAAGTGGTGAAAATGATGCAAAATTATATGCGCGTATTGCAACATTATTAAAAGCAAATCATATCGATAAAATATATGCTATTGGTTCAAAAATAGCACAACAAAAAAATACATTTGCTGCACTTAATATTGTGTTTTTTCCAGATACGGAAAATATGCTTAACCATTTGCATGAATTTAATTTTGCAAATGAAATAATTTTAATAAAAGGCGCACGTCGTTTTCAATTGGAAAAAATAAGCAATCAGCTTGCATTAAAAACGCATGGTACTGTTTTGCGTATCAACCTGAATAATCTGGCACATAATTTAAATACTTACAGGGCTGCACTATCGCCTGGTGTTAAAACCATGGCTATGGTGAAAGCATTTAGTTATGGCAGCGGACAAGCAGAGGTGGCAAGGCTTCTGGCCAATCAGCGTGTCGATTACCTTGCTGTTGCCTACGCCGATGAAGGGGCCGATTTGCGCCGACAGGGAATACGATTGCCGATTATGGTTATGAATCCCGAACCGGAAACATTTGATCAGCTTAAACAATATCATCTTGAGCCGGAAATATACAGTATCGATTTATTACAAACTTTTATCCATTCAACTAATAACAATGCTGCTACTATTCATATTAAACTGGATACAGGCATGCATCGTTTAGGGTTTGAAGAAAAAGATATAACCGCATTAATTTCCATTTTACGCGAAAACAAACAACTAACTATTGCCAGCATATTTTCACACCTGGCAGGCGCCGACGAACAAACGCATGATACTTTTTCGCAACAGCAAATTGATTTATTTACAACCTTATCGGATAAAATAATTGCTGCAATCGGATATCGCCCGTTGCGACATATTTTAAATTCACCGGGTATCAGCCGATTTAACAATGCGCAATTCGATATGGTTCGTTTGGGTATTGGTTTATATGGTGTTGACCCTGCTGCAATTATGCAAAATAAATTATTACCGGTTGGTATTCTGCAGACAAATATTGCACAAATTCACGATGTAAAAACAGGCGAAAGTGTAGGTTACAGTCGTACATATATTGCTAATGCAAATAAAAAAATTGCGACCATCAATATTGGTTACGCAGATGGTTTTTCACGTCGCATGAGTAATGGTAATGGCAGTGTTTGGGTTAATGGAAATTTGGTGCCTGTTGTGGGCAGAGTTTGTATGGATATGAGCATGATAGATGTTACCAATATTCCACAAATAAAAGTTGGGGATACTGTAGAAATATTTGGTGAACACATTTCAATTTCCACTTATGCTGCATGGCAGGAAACGATACCTTATGAAGTAATGACGGGCATTTCACAGCGTGTTAAGCGCGTGTATGAAATGGAATAA
- the secA gene encoding preprotein translocase subunit SecA: MSLISNALSKLFGGNKYEKDVKAITPIVEQVKAEYAKLSGLTNDQLRNKTVEFKQRIKDYLKDIDTEISGLRAEADNPELTDVDRKDDIYKEIDTLRKDRDKKIEEVLKLILPEAFAVMKETARRFTENDKITSTATQLDRDLSVSRDFIEINGNYAIYSNEWEAAGVPIKWNMIHYDVQLIGGYVLHSGKIAEMATGEGKTLVATLPAYLNALAGEGIHIVTVNNYLARRDAEWNAPIFNFLGLRVDCIDLYQPNSAERRNAYLADITYGTNNEFGFDYLRDNMVRSVEEKVQRKHHFAMVDEVDSVLIDDARTPLIISGPIPKGGDAEVYNQLKPRINKLIEAQKRVFTNNLNDAKKMIEANKNKEAGIHLLKAHRSLPKNNALIKLLSEEGVRKLLMDTEGVYIAEHNKRMPEIDQDLYFVIDEKSNSVDLTDKGIELITEGGEDPNFFIIPDVGVQIADIERKIFSKEEKVAAKDQLMQDFAVKSDRIHSVQQLLKAYTLFEKDVEYVVMESKVKIVDEQTGRILDGRRYSDGLHQAIEAKENVKVEALTQTYATITLQNYFRMFHKLCGMTGTAETEAGEFWDIYKLDVSAIPTNRSIVRKDLEDYVYKTRKEKYLAVIERIQQLVKDGRPVLVGTTSVEVSELLSRMLQLKGIKHNVLNAKQHQREAEIVAEAGKAGSVTIATNMAGRGTDIKLGIGVVDAGGLAIIGTERHDSRRVDRQLRGRAGRQGDPGSSEFFVSLEDGLMRLFGSERIAKVMDTMGYKEGEVIQHRMITKSIERAQKKVEENNFGMRKRLLEYDDVMNNQRSLVYQKRNHALSGERLTIDLNNTIYDLCDEIVNTHHAAKDFENFTLDVIRYFSMEPEVTQKEFENEKPNAIANKLYTNAQEFYKRKSQALLKKVYPLVQDLHASRGETLENVIVPFTDGRKGLNVMVNLTKAIETNGTEINYSIERMISLIVIDDHWKEHLREMDDLKQSVQGAVYEQKDPLLIYKFEAFEMFKKMLSELNKEIVSFLFRGNVPIRSSEEVRTAAPQKRTDMSQLKESREDGTAAAPEGGQRTAAQPERKAIEPIRVEKKVGRNDACPCGSGKKFKNCHGKEE, encoded by the coding sequence ATGAGTTTAATATCGAACGCGCTTTCGAAATTATTCGGAGGCAATAAATACGAAAAAGACGTTAAGGCTATTACGCCAATAGTTGAGCAGGTTAAAGCTGAATACGCGAAGTTATCAGGACTTACCAACGACCAGTTACGGAACAAAACTGTTGAGTTTAAACAACGTATTAAGGACTATCTTAAGGATATTGATACTGAAATCAGTGGCTTACGGGCTGAGGCCGATAATCCTGAGCTTACGGATGTTGACCGTAAAGACGATATCTACAAAGAAATTGATACCCTGCGTAAAGACAGGGACAAAAAAATTGAAGAGGTATTAAAACTCATTTTACCTGAAGCTTTTGCGGTTATGAAAGAAACAGCAAGGCGTTTTACGGAAAATGATAAAATTACTTCCACCGCCACACAACTGGACCGCGATTTATCTGTTAGCCGCGACTTTATTGAAATAAACGGGAATTACGCCATATATAGTAATGAATGGGAAGCAGCAGGTGTTCCAATTAAATGGAATATGATACACTATGATGTGCAGCTGATTGGTGGTTATGTTTTGCATTCCGGAAAAATTGCTGAGATGGCAACCGGTGAAGGTAAAACCCTCGTAGCAACATTACCTGCATATTTAAATGCACTTGCCGGTGAAGGTATTCATATTGTAACTGTAAATAATTACCTCGCACGACGCGATGCTGAATGGAATGCACCGATATTTAATTTTCTCGGTTTGCGCGTAGATTGTATCGATTTATATCAGCCAAACTCCGCAGAACGCAGAAATGCTTATTTAGCAGATATTACATATGGCACCAATAACGAATTCGGTTTCGATTATTTGCGCGATAATATGGTGCGTTCAGTTGAAGAAAAAGTACAACGTAAACACCATTTCGCAATGGTGGATGAGGTTGACTCTGTTTTAATTGATGATGCCAGAACACCGTTGATTATTTCCGGTCCAATTCCTAAAGGTGGAGATGCAGAAGTATATAATCAGTTAAAACCACGTATCAATAAATTAATTGAAGCACAAAAACGTGTGTTTACCAATAATTTAAATGATGCTAAAAAAATGATTGAGGCTAATAAAAATAAAGAAGCCGGAATTCATTTATTAAAAGCTCATCGTTCGCTGCCAAAAAATAATGCCTTAATTAAATTATTGAGTGAAGAAGGTGTTCGTAAATTATTAATGGACACAGAAGGTGTTTACATTGCCGAACATAATAAACGTATGCCTGAAATTGATCAGGATTTATATTTTGTTATTGACGAAAAAAGTAATAGCGTTGATTTAACGGATAAAGGAATTGAATTAATTACCGAAGGTGGAGAAGATCCGAATTTCTTTATTATTCCTGATGTTGGTGTTCAAATTGCAGATATTGAACGTAAAATTTTCAGCAAAGAAGAAAAAGTTGCTGCAAAAGACCAGTTGATGCAGGATTTCGCTGTAAAAAGTGATCGTATCCACTCAGTGCAACAATTATTAAAAGCATATACTTTATTTGAAAAAGATGTAGAGTATGTGGTAATGGAAAGTAAAGTTAAAATTGTTGATGAGCAAACCGGACGTATTCTGGATGGCCGTCGTTACAGTGATGGATTACATCAGGCAATTGAAGCGAAAGAAAATGTAAAAGTTGAAGCGCTTACACAAACATATGCAACAATTACTTTGCAGAATTATTTCAGGATGTTCCACAAGTTATGTGGTATGACCGGTACTGCAGAAACTGAAGCAGGTGAGTTTTGGGATATTTATAAATTGGATGTATCTGCAATTCCAACCAACAGATCAATAGTTAGAAAAGACTTAGAAGATTACGTTTATAAAACACGTAAAGAAAAATATTTAGCAGTAATTGAACGCATTCAGCAATTAGTAAAAGATGGCAGGCCGGTATTAGTTGGTACTACATCGGTAGAGGTGAGTGAGTTGTTGAGCAGAATGTTACAATTAAAAGGAATTAAACACAATGTATTAAATGCGAAACAACATCAGCGAGAAGCTGAAATTGTTGCGGAAGCAGGTAAAGCAGGAAGTGTAACCATTGCAACCAATATGGCCGGTCGTGGTACCGATATTAAATTAGGTATTGGTGTTGTTGATGCCGGTGGTTTGGCAATTATTGGTACAGAACGTCACGATTCACGTCGTGTAGACAGGCAGTTACGCGGTCGTGCAGGTCGTCAGGGAGATCCGGGTTCCAGCGAATTTTTTGTTTCGCTTGAAGATGGTTTAATGCGTTTATTTGGAAGCGAACGTATTGCCAAAGTAATGGATACCATGGGTTATAAAGAAGGTGAAGTTATTCAGCACCGCATGATTACCAAATCAATTGAACGCGCGCAGAAAAAAGTTGAAGAAAACAACTTTGGTATGCGTAAACGATTGCTTGAGTATGATGATGTTATGAATAATCAGCGTTCTTTAGTTTATCAGAAAAGAAATCACGCATTATCCGGTGAACGTTTAACCATCGATTTAAATAATACCATTTATGATTTATGTGATGAAATTGTAAATACACATCACGCAGCAAAAGATTTTGAAAATTTCACATTGGATGTAATTCGTTATTTCAGTATGGAACCTGAGGTAACGCAAAAAGAATTCGAAAATGAAAAACCGAATGCTATTGCAAATAAATTATATACCAATGCACAGGAATTTTATAAACGTAAATCTCAGGCATTATTAAAAAAAGTATATCCGCTTGTTCAGGATTTACATGCTTCACGCGGTGAAACACTTGAAAATGTGATTGTGCCGTTTACTGATGGCAGAAAAGGTTTAAATGTAATGGTGAACTTAACCAAAGCAATTGAAACCAACGGAACAGAAATTAATTACTCTATTGAACGTATGATTAGTTTGATTGTAATTGATGATCACTGGAAAGAACATTTACGTGAAATGGATGATTTGAAACAATCGGTTCAAGGTGCAGTTTACGAACAAAAAGATCCATTGCTGATTTATAAATTCGAAGCATTTGAAATGTTCAAAAAAATGCTCAGCGAATTGAATAAAGAAATTGTTTCATTTTTATTCCGAGGTAACGTTCCGATTCGCAGTTCAGAAGAAGTGCGCACAGCAGCTCCGCAAAAAAGAACTGACATGAGTCAGTTAAAAGAAAGTCGCGAAGACGGCACTGCAGCGGCACCTGAAGGCGGACAAAGAACTGCTGCTCAGCCTGAACGTAAAGCAATTGAACCTATTCGTGTTGAAAAGAAAGTGGGCCGAAATGATGCTTGCCCTTGCGGGTCCGGAAAAAAATTCAAAAATTGTCACGGTAAAGAAGAATAA
- a CDS encoding HU family DNA-binding protein, with the protein MNKGELIDAMAADTGLTKTQATACLDSMMTAIRKALKKGDKVTLVGFGTYSVSKRAARTGRNPQTGKAIKIAAKNVVRFKAGKELSEAV; encoded by the coding sequence ATGAACAAAGGCGAATTAATCGATGCAATGGCAGCCGACACAGGCTTAACCAAAACACAAGCAACTGCATGTTTAGACAGCATGATGACTGCAATCCGTAAAGCATTAAAAAAAGGTGACAAAGTTACTTTAGTAGGTTTCGGAACTTACTCTGTAAGCAAACGTGCTGCTCGTACCGGCCGTAACCCACAAACTGGTAAAGCAATCAAAATTGCTGCTAAAAATGTGGTACGTTTCAAAGCAGGTAAAGAATTATCTGAAGCTGTTTAA